One stretch of Gopherus flavomarginatus isolate rGopFla2 chromosome 2, rGopFla2.mat.asm, whole genome shotgun sequence DNA includes these proteins:
- the LOC127045845 gene encoding zinc finger protein 354C-like isoform X1, producing the protein MAERAAAQQAPQWDVTAEQPVPLMPLAASDHTSEAEMQLPLEQTAMWPEVAVETTMESHATRLLTLEGRMGMAENKLVGCERTVVEFGNQLESKWAVLGTLIQEYGLLQRRLENMENLLKKKDVWILKLPPGAQGEVPKVPVKFDEVSGCFSGQEWGALEQRREELHKNTMRNNYETLISLDNAASMPDAQSPVEPGVESRVQEQQESQKRESPPPPSTGSPTSTPSDSSWIKQEETPCAESQGGLVEREIPTEPIKADEWCLEDSAAIPELPGGVQGSLEEDFQRSAERWSHGSQCSSLTQQGNPAGSSLGQPTPCGGDFSGLAPATEQEESPPGEGPYICNECGESFVCKQLFAVHQGVHTAGGGCISPACGEGLSQKSSLLHPQRSQVLAGAKPYKCSEGEINFSLKSSLLKHQVGHTGPYTCTKCRKSFRLKISLLVHQRLHAGKGEGSLLCTDCGKNFTHPSQLVRHQRIHTGERPYQCTDCEKSFTEKSKLTNHYRTHTGERPYACAQCGKRFIRKHHLLKHQRVHTGERPYQCPECEKSFTQKYYLVDHRRLHTGERPFQCPTCQKSFTEKSKLTSHFRIHTGERPYHCGECGKRFTEKSQLTNHFRIHTGERPYACAQCDKCFIRKHHLLKHQRVHTGERLHRCPQCEKSFRYKQSLNCHLKIHLGNHCPMGSALSPEQQTPARPLCV; encoded by the exons CAGGCTCCGCAATGGGATGTCACAGCAGAGCAACCGGTGCCTTTAATGCCCCTGGCTGCCTCCGATCATACTTCTGAGGCAGAAatgcagctgccgctggaacaaACTGCCATGTGGCCAGAGGTAGCGGTGGAGACGACCATGGAGTCACATGCCACGCGACTGTTGACGCTAGAGGGAAGAATGGGGATGGCAGAGAACAAACTAGTCGGCTGTGAGAGGACAGTGGTGGAGTTCGGGAACCAGCTGGAGAGTAAATGGGCCGTGCTGGGAACTCTGATCCAGGAGTACGGGCTGCTGCAGAGGAGGCTGGAGAACATGGAGAACCTGCTGAAGAAAAAAGATGTCTGGATTCTAAAACTTCCCCCAGGCGCACAGGGAGAAGTCCCCAAG GTCCCTGTGAAGTTCGATGAGGTCTCAGGCTGTTTCTCCGGGCAGGAGTGGGGGGCTTTAGAGCAACGGCGGGAGGAGCTTCACAAGAACACAATGAGGAACAACTATGAGACGTTGATCTCGCTGG ACAATGCTGCTTCCATGCCTGATGCTCAGTCCCCAGTAGAACCCGGGGTAGAGTCTCGAGTCCAGGAACAGCAGGAATCTCAAAAAAGAGAATCTCCGCCGCCTCCCAGCACAG GATCTCCCACTTCTACTCCCAGTGACAGTTCATGGATTAAACAAGAGGAAACACCATGTGCTGAGAGTCAGGGGGGCTTGGTGGAGAGAGAAATCCCTACGGAGCCCATCAAGG CAGATGAGTGGTGTCTTGAGGACAGTGCTGCCATCCCGGAACTTCCCGGGGGGGTGCAGGGAAGCTTGGAGGAGGATTTCCAGAGATCTGCTGAGAGATGGAGCCACGGAAGTCAGTGCAGCTCACTGACACAGCAGGGAAACCCTGCAGGAAGCAGCCTGGGCCAGCCCACTCCATGTGGAGGAGACTTCAGCGGCCTTGCACCAGCCACTGAGCAGGAGGAAAGTCCCCCAGGAGAGGGGCCGTATATATGCAATGAATGTGGGGAAAGCTTTGTCTGTAAGCAGTTGTTTGCAGTGCACCAGGGAGTCCACACAGCAGGGGGAGGCTGCATTTCTCCAGCATGTGGAGAAGGCCTCAGTCAGAAATCCAGTCTCCTACATCCCCAGAGAAGCCAGGTCCTGGCAGGTGCAAAACCCTACAAATGCTCTGAGGGCGAGATAAACTTTAGCCTCAAATCCAGCCTTCTCAAGCACCAGGTCGGTCACACGGGCCCGTACACCTGCACTAAGTGCAGGAAGAGCTTCAGGCTGAAGATAAGCCTCCTCGTCCACCAGCGACTCCATGCAGGGAAGGGCGAGGGCTCGCTGCTCTGTACGGACTGCGGGAAGAACTTCACCCACCCCTCGCAGCTGGTCCGGCACCAGCGGATCcacacgggggagcggccctaccagtGCACCGACTGCGAGAAGAGCTTCACGGAGAAGTCCAAACTCACCAACCACTACCGCACGCACACCGGCGAGCGGCCCTACGCCTGCGCCCAGTGCGGGAAGCGCTTCATCCGCAAGCACCACCTGCTGAAACACCAGCGCGTGCACACGGGTGAGCGGCCCTACCAGTGCCCCGAGTGCGAGAAGAGCTTCACCCAGAAGTACTACCTGGTCGATCACCGGCGGCTGCACACGGGCGAGCGCCCCTTCCAGTGCCCCACCTGCCAGAAGAGCTTCACGGAGAAGTCCAAGCTCACCAGCCACTTCCGCATCcacacgggggagcggccctaccaCTGTGGGGAGTGCGGGAAGCGCTTCACGGAGAAATCCCAGCTCACCAACCATTTCCGCAtccacaccggggagcggccctacgCCTGCGCCCAGTGCGACAAGTGCTTCATCCGCAAGCACCACCTGCTGAAGCACCAGCGTGTGCACACGGGCGAGAGACTCCACCGCTGCCCCCAGTGTGAGAAGAGCTTCCGCTACAAACAGTCACTGAACTGCCATCTGAAAATCCACCTGGGGAACCACTGCCCCATGGGCAGTGCCCTGTCCCCTGAGCAACAAACCCCAGCTAGACctctttgtgtgtga
- the LOC127045845 gene encoding zinc finger protein 354C-like isoform X2: MAERAAAQAPQWDVTAEQPVPLMPLAASDHTSEAEMQLPLEQTAMWPEVAVETTMESHATRLLTLEGRMGMAENKLVGCERTVVEFGNQLESKWAVLGTLIQEYGLLQRRLENMENLLKKKDVWILKLPPGAQGEVPKVPVKFDEVSGCFSGQEWGALEQRREELHKNTMRNNYETLISLDNAASMPDAQSPVEPGVESRVQEQQESQKRESPPPPSTGSPTSTPSDSSWIKQEETPCAESQGGLVEREIPTEPIKADEWCLEDSAAIPELPGGVQGSLEEDFQRSAERWSHGSQCSSLTQQGNPAGSSLGQPTPCGGDFSGLAPATEQEESPPGEGPYICNECGESFVCKQLFAVHQGVHTAGGGCISPACGEGLSQKSSLLHPQRSQVLAGAKPYKCSEGEINFSLKSSLLKHQVGHTGPYTCTKCRKSFRLKISLLVHQRLHAGKGEGSLLCTDCGKNFTHPSQLVRHQRIHTGERPYQCTDCEKSFTEKSKLTNHYRTHTGERPYACAQCGKRFIRKHHLLKHQRVHTGERPYQCPECEKSFTQKYYLVDHRRLHTGERPFQCPTCQKSFTEKSKLTSHFRIHTGERPYHCGECGKRFTEKSQLTNHFRIHTGERPYACAQCDKCFIRKHHLLKHQRVHTGERLHRCPQCEKSFRYKQSLNCHLKIHLGNHCPMGSALSPEQQTPARPLCV; encoded by the exons GCTCCGCAATGGGATGTCACAGCAGAGCAACCGGTGCCTTTAATGCCCCTGGCTGCCTCCGATCATACTTCTGAGGCAGAAatgcagctgccgctggaacaaACTGCCATGTGGCCAGAGGTAGCGGTGGAGACGACCATGGAGTCACATGCCACGCGACTGTTGACGCTAGAGGGAAGAATGGGGATGGCAGAGAACAAACTAGTCGGCTGTGAGAGGACAGTGGTGGAGTTCGGGAACCAGCTGGAGAGTAAATGGGCCGTGCTGGGAACTCTGATCCAGGAGTACGGGCTGCTGCAGAGGAGGCTGGAGAACATGGAGAACCTGCTGAAGAAAAAAGATGTCTGGATTCTAAAACTTCCCCCAGGCGCACAGGGAGAAGTCCCCAAG GTCCCTGTGAAGTTCGATGAGGTCTCAGGCTGTTTCTCCGGGCAGGAGTGGGGGGCTTTAGAGCAACGGCGGGAGGAGCTTCACAAGAACACAATGAGGAACAACTATGAGACGTTGATCTCGCTGG ACAATGCTGCTTCCATGCCTGATGCTCAGTCCCCAGTAGAACCCGGGGTAGAGTCTCGAGTCCAGGAACAGCAGGAATCTCAAAAAAGAGAATCTCCGCCGCCTCCCAGCACAG GATCTCCCACTTCTACTCCCAGTGACAGTTCATGGATTAAACAAGAGGAAACACCATGTGCTGAGAGTCAGGGGGGCTTGGTGGAGAGAGAAATCCCTACGGAGCCCATCAAGG CAGATGAGTGGTGTCTTGAGGACAGTGCTGCCATCCCGGAACTTCCCGGGGGGGTGCAGGGAAGCTTGGAGGAGGATTTCCAGAGATCTGCTGAGAGATGGAGCCACGGAAGTCAGTGCAGCTCACTGACACAGCAGGGAAACCCTGCAGGAAGCAGCCTGGGCCAGCCCACTCCATGTGGAGGAGACTTCAGCGGCCTTGCACCAGCCACTGAGCAGGAGGAAAGTCCCCCAGGAGAGGGGCCGTATATATGCAATGAATGTGGGGAAAGCTTTGTCTGTAAGCAGTTGTTTGCAGTGCACCAGGGAGTCCACACAGCAGGGGGAGGCTGCATTTCTCCAGCATGTGGAGAAGGCCTCAGTCAGAAATCCAGTCTCCTACATCCCCAGAGAAGCCAGGTCCTGGCAGGTGCAAAACCCTACAAATGCTCTGAGGGCGAGATAAACTTTAGCCTCAAATCCAGCCTTCTCAAGCACCAGGTCGGTCACACGGGCCCGTACACCTGCACTAAGTGCAGGAAGAGCTTCAGGCTGAAGATAAGCCTCCTCGTCCACCAGCGACTCCATGCAGGGAAGGGCGAGGGCTCGCTGCTCTGTACGGACTGCGGGAAGAACTTCACCCACCCCTCGCAGCTGGTCCGGCACCAGCGGATCcacacgggggagcggccctaccagtGCACCGACTGCGAGAAGAGCTTCACGGAGAAGTCCAAACTCACCAACCACTACCGCACGCACACCGGCGAGCGGCCCTACGCCTGCGCCCAGTGCGGGAAGCGCTTCATCCGCAAGCACCACCTGCTGAAACACCAGCGCGTGCACACGGGTGAGCGGCCCTACCAGTGCCCCGAGTGCGAGAAGAGCTTCACCCAGAAGTACTACCTGGTCGATCACCGGCGGCTGCACACGGGCGAGCGCCCCTTCCAGTGCCCCACCTGCCAGAAGAGCTTCACGGAGAAGTCCAAGCTCACCAGCCACTTCCGCATCcacacgggggagcggccctaccaCTGTGGGGAGTGCGGGAAGCGCTTCACGGAGAAATCCCAGCTCACCAACCATTTCCGCAtccacaccggggagcggccctacgCCTGCGCCCAGTGCGACAAGTGCTTCATCCGCAAGCACCACCTGCTGAAGCACCAGCGTGTGCACACGGGCGAGAGACTCCACCGCTGCCCCCAGTGTGAGAAGAGCTTCCGCTACAAACAGTCACTGAACTGCCATCTGAAAATCCACCTGGGGAACCACTGCCCCATGGGCAGTGCCCTGTCCCCTGAGCAACAAACCCCAGCTAGACctctttgtgtgtga
- the LOC127045845 gene encoding zinc finger protein 354C-like isoform X3 codes for MPLAASDHTSEAEMQLPLEQTAMWPEVAVETTMESHATRLLTLEGRMGMAENKLVGCERTVVEFGNQLESKWAVLGTLIQEYGLLQRRLENMENLLKKKDVWILKLPPGAQGEVPKVPVKFDEVSGCFSGQEWGALEQRREELHKNTMRNNYETLISLDNAASMPDAQSPVEPGVESRVQEQQESQKRESPPPPSTGSPTSTPSDSSWIKQEETPCAESQGGLVEREIPTEPIKADEWCLEDSAAIPELPGGVQGSLEEDFQRSAERWSHGSQCSSLTQQGNPAGSSLGQPTPCGGDFSGLAPATEQEESPPGEGPYICNECGESFVCKQLFAVHQGVHTAGGGCISPACGEGLSQKSSLLHPQRSQVLAGAKPYKCSEGEINFSLKSSLLKHQVGHTGPYTCTKCRKSFRLKISLLVHQRLHAGKGEGSLLCTDCGKNFTHPSQLVRHQRIHTGERPYQCTDCEKSFTEKSKLTNHYRTHTGERPYACAQCGKRFIRKHHLLKHQRVHTGERPYQCPECEKSFTQKYYLVDHRRLHTGERPFQCPTCQKSFTEKSKLTSHFRIHTGERPYHCGECGKRFTEKSQLTNHFRIHTGERPYACAQCDKCFIRKHHLLKHQRVHTGERLHRCPQCEKSFRYKQSLNCHLKIHLGNHCPMGSALSPEQQTPARPLCV; via the exons ATGCCCCTGGCTGCCTCCGATCATACTTCTGAGGCAGAAatgcagctgccgctggaacaaACTGCCATGTGGCCAGAGGTAGCGGTGGAGACGACCATGGAGTCACATGCCACGCGACTGTTGACGCTAGAGGGAAGAATGGGGATGGCAGAGAACAAACTAGTCGGCTGTGAGAGGACAGTGGTGGAGTTCGGGAACCAGCTGGAGAGTAAATGGGCCGTGCTGGGAACTCTGATCCAGGAGTACGGGCTGCTGCAGAGGAGGCTGGAGAACATGGAGAACCTGCTGAAGAAAAAAGATGTCTGGATTCTAAAACTTCCCCCAGGCGCACAGGGAGAAGTCCCCAAG GTCCCTGTGAAGTTCGATGAGGTCTCAGGCTGTTTCTCCGGGCAGGAGTGGGGGGCTTTAGAGCAACGGCGGGAGGAGCTTCACAAGAACACAATGAGGAACAACTATGAGACGTTGATCTCGCTGG ACAATGCTGCTTCCATGCCTGATGCTCAGTCCCCAGTAGAACCCGGGGTAGAGTCTCGAGTCCAGGAACAGCAGGAATCTCAAAAAAGAGAATCTCCGCCGCCTCCCAGCACAG GATCTCCCACTTCTACTCCCAGTGACAGTTCATGGATTAAACAAGAGGAAACACCATGTGCTGAGAGTCAGGGGGGCTTGGTGGAGAGAGAAATCCCTACGGAGCCCATCAAGG CAGATGAGTGGTGTCTTGAGGACAGTGCTGCCATCCCGGAACTTCCCGGGGGGGTGCAGGGAAGCTTGGAGGAGGATTTCCAGAGATCTGCTGAGAGATGGAGCCACGGAAGTCAGTGCAGCTCACTGACACAGCAGGGAAACCCTGCAGGAAGCAGCCTGGGCCAGCCCACTCCATGTGGAGGAGACTTCAGCGGCCTTGCACCAGCCACTGAGCAGGAGGAAAGTCCCCCAGGAGAGGGGCCGTATATATGCAATGAATGTGGGGAAAGCTTTGTCTGTAAGCAGTTGTTTGCAGTGCACCAGGGAGTCCACACAGCAGGGGGAGGCTGCATTTCTCCAGCATGTGGAGAAGGCCTCAGTCAGAAATCCAGTCTCCTACATCCCCAGAGAAGCCAGGTCCTGGCAGGTGCAAAACCCTACAAATGCTCTGAGGGCGAGATAAACTTTAGCCTCAAATCCAGCCTTCTCAAGCACCAGGTCGGTCACACGGGCCCGTACACCTGCACTAAGTGCAGGAAGAGCTTCAGGCTGAAGATAAGCCTCCTCGTCCACCAGCGACTCCATGCAGGGAAGGGCGAGGGCTCGCTGCTCTGTACGGACTGCGGGAAGAACTTCACCCACCCCTCGCAGCTGGTCCGGCACCAGCGGATCcacacgggggagcggccctaccagtGCACCGACTGCGAGAAGAGCTTCACGGAGAAGTCCAAACTCACCAACCACTACCGCACGCACACCGGCGAGCGGCCCTACGCCTGCGCCCAGTGCGGGAAGCGCTTCATCCGCAAGCACCACCTGCTGAAACACCAGCGCGTGCACACGGGTGAGCGGCCCTACCAGTGCCCCGAGTGCGAGAAGAGCTTCACCCAGAAGTACTACCTGGTCGATCACCGGCGGCTGCACACGGGCGAGCGCCCCTTCCAGTGCCCCACCTGCCAGAAGAGCTTCACGGAGAAGTCCAAGCTCACCAGCCACTTCCGCATCcacacgggggagcggccctaccaCTGTGGGGAGTGCGGGAAGCGCTTCACGGAGAAATCCCAGCTCACCAACCATTTCCGCAtccacaccggggagcggccctacgCCTGCGCCCAGTGCGACAAGTGCTTCATCCGCAAGCACCACCTGCTGAAGCACCAGCGTGTGCACACGGGCGAGAGACTCCACCGCTGCCCCCAGTGTGAGAAGAGCTTCCGCTACAAACAGTCACTGAACTGCCATCTGAAAATCCACCTGGGGAACCACTGCCCCATGGGCAGTGCCCTGTCCCCTGAGCAACAAACCCCAGCTAGACctctttgtgtgtga
- the LOC127045845 gene encoding zinc finger protein OZF-like isoform X4 gives MGRAGNSDPGVRAAAEEAGEHGEPAEEKRCLDSKTSPRRTGRSPQDNAASMPDAQSPVEPGVESRVQEQQESQKRESPPPPSTGSPTSTPSDSSWIKQEETPCAESQGGLVEREIPTEPIKADEWCLEDSAAIPELPGGVQGSLEEDFQRSAERWSHGSQCSSLTQQGNPAGSSLGQPTPCGGDFSGLAPATEQEESPPGEGPYICNECGESFVCKQLFAVHQGVHTAGGGCISPACGEGLSQKSSLLHPQRSQVLAGAKPYKCSEGEINFSLKSSLLKHQVGHTGPYTCTKCRKSFRLKISLLVHQRLHAGKGEGSLLCTDCGKNFTHPSQLVRHQRIHTGERPYQCTDCEKSFTEKSKLTNHYRTHTGERPYACAQCGKRFIRKHHLLKHQRVHTGERPYQCPECEKSFTQKYYLVDHRRLHTGERPFQCPTCQKSFTEKSKLTSHFRIHTGERPYHCGECGKRFTEKSQLTNHFRIHTGERPYACAQCDKCFIRKHHLLKHQRVHTGERLHRCPQCEKSFRYKQSLNCHLKIHLGNHCPMGSALSPEQQTPARPLCV, from the exons ATGGGCCGTGCTGGGAACTCTGATCCAGGAGTACGGGCTGCTGCAGAGGAGGCTGGAGAACATGGAGAACCTGCTGAAGAAAAAAGATGTCTGGATTCTAAAACTTCCCCCAGGCGCACAGGGAGAAGTCCCCAAG ACAATGCTGCTTCCATGCCTGATGCTCAGTCCCCAGTAGAACCCGGGGTAGAGTCTCGAGTCCAGGAACAGCAGGAATCTCAAAAAAGAGAATCTCCGCCGCCTCCCAGCACAG GATCTCCCACTTCTACTCCCAGTGACAGTTCATGGATTAAACAAGAGGAAACACCATGTGCTGAGAGTCAGGGGGGCTTGGTGGAGAGAGAAATCCCTACGGAGCCCATCAAGG CAGATGAGTGGTGTCTTGAGGACAGTGCTGCCATCCCGGAACTTCCCGGGGGGGTGCAGGGAAGCTTGGAGGAGGATTTCCAGAGATCTGCTGAGAGATGGAGCCACGGAAGTCAGTGCAGCTCACTGACACAGCAGGGAAACCCTGCAGGAAGCAGCCTGGGCCAGCCCACTCCATGTGGAGGAGACTTCAGCGGCCTTGCACCAGCCACTGAGCAGGAGGAAAGTCCCCCAGGAGAGGGGCCGTATATATGCAATGAATGTGGGGAAAGCTTTGTCTGTAAGCAGTTGTTTGCAGTGCACCAGGGAGTCCACACAGCAGGGGGAGGCTGCATTTCTCCAGCATGTGGAGAAGGCCTCAGTCAGAAATCCAGTCTCCTACATCCCCAGAGAAGCCAGGTCCTGGCAGGTGCAAAACCCTACAAATGCTCTGAGGGCGAGATAAACTTTAGCCTCAAATCCAGCCTTCTCAAGCACCAGGTCGGTCACACGGGCCCGTACACCTGCACTAAGTGCAGGAAGAGCTTCAGGCTGAAGATAAGCCTCCTCGTCCACCAGCGACTCCATGCAGGGAAGGGCGAGGGCTCGCTGCTCTGTACGGACTGCGGGAAGAACTTCACCCACCCCTCGCAGCTGGTCCGGCACCAGCGGATCcacacgggggagcggccctaccagtGCACCGACTGCGAGAAGAGCTTCACGGAGAAGTCCAAACTCACCAACCACTACCGCACGCACACCGGCGAGCGGCCCTACGCCTGCGCCCAGTGCGGGAAGCGCTTCATCCGCAAGCACCACCTGCTGAAACACCAGCGCGTGCACACGGGTGAGCGGCCCTACCAGTGCCCCGAGTGCGAGAAGAGCTTCACCCAGAAGTACTACCTGGTCGATCACCGGCGGCTGCACACGGGCGAGCGCCCCTTCCAGTGCCCCACCTGCCAGAAGAGCTTCACGGAGAAGTCCAAGCTCACCAGCCACTTCCGCATCcacacgggggagcggccctaccaCTGTGGGGAGTGCGGGAAGCGCTTCACGGAGAAATCCCAGCTCACCAACCATTTCCGCAtccacaccggggagcggccctacgCCTGCGCCCAGTGCGACAAGTGCTTCATCCGCAAGCACCACCTGCTGAAGCACCAGCGTGTGCACACGGGCGAGAGACTCCACCGCTGCCCCCAGTGTGAGAAGAGCTTCCGCTACAAACAGTCACTGAACTGCCATCTGAAAATCCACCTGGGGAACCACTGCCCCATGGGCAGTGCCCTGTCCCCTGAGCAACAAACCCCAGCTAGACctctttgtgtgtga